A genomic stretch from Georgenia muralis includes:
- a CDS encoding peroxiredoxin — protein sequence MSSVLGVGDLAPDFELPDQHQTAVRLSRLLVAGPVVLFFYPLAMSRGCTAESCHFRDLAAEFNAVGASRVGISRDTVARQRQFDAEHHLGYPLLSDPDGTVASDYGIQRNLPGLPPRRSTFVIGSDRRVRGVIRSELRMETHADEALRILKAEEPAAPL from the coding sequence ATGAGCAGCGTACTAGGCGTCGGTGACCTTGCCCCGGACTTCGAACTCCCCGACCAGCATCAGACTGCCGTTCGGTTGAGCCGGCTGCTAGTGGCCGGGCCGGTGGTGCTGTTCTTCTATCCGTTGGCGATGAGCCGAGGCTGCACCGCGGAGAGCTGCCATTTTCGTGACCTGGCCGCGGAATTCAACGCCGTCGGTGCGAGCAGGGTCGGGATCAGCCGCGACACCGTTGCTCGGCAACGTCAGTTCGACGCCGAACACCACCTCGGGTACCCGTTGCTGTCCGACCCGGATGGGACCGTCGCCTCCGACTACGGCATCCAGAGGAACCTTCCCGGGCTCCCACCGCGACGAAGCACGTTTGTGATCGGCTCCGACCGTCGGGTACGAGGAGTCATCCGTAGTGAGCTGCGGATGGAGACTCATGCGGACGAGGCGTTGCGCATATTGAAAGCCGAGGAGCCGGCGGCGCCACTGTGA
- a CDS encoding MarR family transcriptional regulator translates to MAAIAEDEAALLRLFSRAQFTALLQTTLTMQQLKVLLLLHVDGSLMSHELADALKISPASVTGLVDRLADRGLVERVADPADRRARHIHPTARGSHLVEQLMAEGAGHRVALLSRLDDESVQTIATAFAALRRAAEQVYGRE, encoded by the coding sequence ATGGCGGCCATCGCCGAGGACGAGGCGGCGCTGCTACGCCTCTTCTCGAGGGCGCAGTTCACCGCTCTGTTGCAGACCACCTTGACGATGCAGCAACTCAAGGTCCTGTTGCTGCTGCACGTGGACGGGTCGCTGATGAGTCACGAGCTGGCCGACGCGCTGAAGATCAGCCCGGCATCGGTCACCGGTCTGGTGGATCGACTCGCAGACCGGGGGCTCGTCGAGCGAGTAGCGGATCCGGCGGACCGTCGTGCCCGACACATACATCCCACAGCTCGAGGCTCACACCTGGTGGAGCAGCTGATGGCCGAAGGTGCCGGACATCGCGTCGCGCTCCTGTCCCGCCTGGACGACGAGAGCGTTCAGACCATCGCGACGGCGTTCGCGGCGCTGCGTCGAGCCGCAGAGCAGGTCTACGGTCGCGAATGA
- a CDS encoding efflux RND transporter permease subunit produces the protein MTRLARLSLSNRAVVALATLILIVAGVFSTTSLKQELIPSLEIPLAVVVTPLPGAAPDVVERQVTEVVEAAVSGVEGLEGTESTSSNSLSVVSVELAYGTDMKAAQQDLEQAVSRPGTGLPADATPSVITGSIDQLPVVQLAVAAPELDEQELVTRVEEEILPQLRGVEGLREVTLSGAREMRVEVVPDPAAMAAAGIGFDAVSSALQANGVVIPAGTVTDGQRSLNVVVGERLSSVQDIAAIALPAANPSGAPVLLGDVATVEQAAVSATSYARTNGQASIALAITKTPDGNTVSVSNDVRDLIPGMEAALGEGAAVDVVFDQAPFIEKSIEDLSTEGLLGLIFAVIVIMLFLLSLRSTLVTAISIPLSLLIAMTGLLVGGYSLNILTLGALTVAVGRVVDDSIVVIENIKRHLGYGEPKEQAILAAVREVAGAVTSSTITTAAVFVPIGIVGGQVGELFRPFAFTVAVALLASLLVSLTIIPVLAYWFLRAPADHPHTAVDRDRVEQRERRGLLQRSYLPVLRGALAHPVITLVIATAVLGGTVAAAPRLETNFIGDAGQNTLSVDQQLPAGTSLEVTDAAARKVEDVIADLDGVETYQVTVGSGGDGLETAFLGGGGGSNTATFAITTDLDADQARVEQDLRAAITDLDDAGELTVTTGQAGFGLPPVEVVVRAVDDQTLREAADLVAVAMADVQGTTDVVNNLASDAPAIQIQVNREAAVQAGTSESEIGQAMAGLLRGAPIGQADIAGRTTDVVVLLGQAPADVQALRATPIPTATGIVPLGQVAEVSEVQQPTSLTRQDGVRTATVTATATDQNLGGITTRLQEQLDALNLPEGAEAEIAGVSAEQQSAFDDLYLALLASIAIVYLVMVATFRSLLQPVILLVSVPFAATGAVALLLLTGTPLGVPSMIGLLMLVGIVVTNAIVLIDLINQNREHGLSVLDAVIEGSRYRLRPILMTAAATIGALTPMALGLTGGSVFISQPLALVVIGGLTTSTLLTLVLVPVLYHLTERASAALRERRGRRPATLPA, from the coding sequence ATGACTCGTCTTGCCCGCCTGAGCCTCTCCAACCGCGCTGTGGTGGCGTTGGCCACGCTGATCCTCATCGTGGCGGGGGTCTTCTCCACCACGTCGCTGAAGCAGGAGCTCATTCCGTCCTTGGAGATCCCGCTCGCGGTGGTCGTGACCCCTCTTCCGGGTGCCGCGCCGGACGTGGTCGAGCGGCAGGTGACCGAGGTGGTCGAGGCCGCCGTCAGCGGTGTGGAGGGTCTGGAGGGGACCGAGTCGACCAGCAGCAACAGCCTGTCGGTCGTGTCGGTGGAACTGGCCTACGGCACGGACATGAAGGCTGCCCAGCAGGACCTGGAACAGGCCGTGTCCCGCCCGGGCACCGGTCTTCCCGCGGACGCCACACCGTCGGTGATCACCGGCAGCATCGACCAGCTTCCGGTGGTGCAGCTGGCGGTGGCTGCCCCGGAGCTGGACGAGCAGGAACTCGTGACCCGGGTGGAGGAAGAGATCCTTCCGCAGTTGCGCGGGGTGGAGGGATTGCGTGAGGTCACCCTGTCCGGTGCGCGGGAGATGCGCGTGGAGGTTGTCCCGGATCCGGCTGCCATGGCGGCCGCGGGGATCGGTTTCGACGCTGTGAGCTCGGCACTGCAAGCCAATGGTGTGGTCATCCCGGCCGGCACGGTCACCGACGGACAGCGCAGCCTGAACGTCGTGGTGGGCGAGCGGCTGTCCTCGGTGCAGGACATCGCCGCGATCGCGCTGCCCGCCGCCAACCCCTCCGGTGCACCGGTCCTGCTGGGTGACGTGGCTACGGTCGAGCAGGCCGCGGTCTCCGCCACCTCGTATGCGCGGACGAACGGTCAGGCGAGCATCGCCCTGGCGATCACCAAGACTCCCGACGGCAACACCGTCAGCGTCTCCAACGACGTGCGGGACCTGATCCCGGGGATGGAGGCAGCGCTGGGTGAGGGTGCTGCGGTCGACGTGGTTTTCGACCAGGCACCGTTCATCGAGAAGTCCATCGAGGACCTGAGCACCGAGGGCCTCCTCGGTCTGATCTTCGCAGTGATCGTGATCATGCTCTTCCTGCTGTCGCTGCGGTCCACGCTGGTCACGGCGATATCGATCCCGCTGTCGTTGCTTATCGCGATGACCGGGCTGTTGGTCGGTGGATACTCGCTGAACATCCTGACCCTCGGGGCGCTGACGGTCGCGGTCGGGCGGGTCGTGGACGACTCCATCGTGGTGATCGAGAACATCAAACGCCACCTCGGTTACGGGGAGCCCAAGGAGCAGGCGATCCTGGCCGCGGTGCGTGAGGTCGCCGGTGCCGTGACGTCGTCCACCATCACCACCGCGGCGGTGTTCGTGCCGATCGGGATCGTCGGAGGTCAGGTCGGTGAGCTGTTCCGGCCCTTCGCCTTCACCGTGGCTGTGGCGCTGCTGGCCTCGCTGCTCGTCTCCTTGACCATCATCCCGGTGCTGGCCTACTGGTTCCTGCGCGCCCCGGCCGACCACCCGCACACGGCTGTGGACCGAGACCGCGTAGAGCAGCGAGAACGCCGCGGACTCCTCCAGCGCAGCTACCTGCCAGTGCTTCGGGGAGCGCTTGCCCACCCGGTGATCACCTTGGTCATCGCGACCGCCGTGCTCGGCGGAACCGTCGCAGCCGCCCCGCGGCTGGAGACCAACTTCATCGGCGACGCCGGCCAGAACACCCTCAGCGTCGACCAGCAGCTGCCGGCCGGGACCAGTCTGGAAGTCACCGACGCCGCGGCACGGAAGGTCGAGGACGTCATCGCCGACCTGGACGGGGTCGAGACGTACCAGGTGACCGTCGGCTCCGGTGGAGACGGACTGGAGACCGCCTTCCTGGGCGGTGGCGGCGGGTCCAACACGGCCACCTTCGCGATCACCACCGACCTGGACGCCGACCAGGCCCGCGTCGAGCAAGATCTTCGTGCCGCGATCACGGACCTGGACGATGCCGGGGAGCTGACCGTCACCACCGGCCAGGCCGGGTTCGGGCTGCCGCCGGTAGAGGTCGTGGTCCGCGCCGTCGACGACCAGACCCTTCGCGAGGCCGCAGACCTTGTCGCCGTTGCCATGGCGGACGTCCAGGGTACGACCGACGTCGTCAACAACCTCGCCTCGGACGCACCCGCCATCCAGATCCAGGTTAACCGCGAGGCGGCCGTCCAGGCCGGCACGAGCGAGAGCGAGATCGGGCAGGCCATGGCCGGGCTGCTGCGCGGTGCGCCGATCGGTCAGGCGGACATCGCCGGACGCACGACCGACGTCGTGGTGCTCCTGGGCCAGGCGCCCGCCGACGTACAGGCACTGCGCGCCACCCCGATCCCCACCGCCACCGGGATCGTCCCCCTGGGTCAGGTCGCTGAGGTGAGCGAGGTCCAGCAGCCCACCAGCCTGACCCGCCAGGACGGGGTGCGCACCGCCACGGTGACCGCCACCGCGACCGATCAGAACCTTGGAGGAATCACCACCCGGCTGCAGGAACAGCTCGACGCCCTCAACCTGCCCGAGGGCGCAGAAGCCGAGATCGCAGGCGTCAGCGCGGAGCAGCAATCCGCGTTCGACGACCTGTATCTGGCGCTGCTGGCATCCATCGCCATCGTCTACCTGGTGATGGTGGCCACGTTCCGCTCCCTGCTTCAGCCGGTCATACTCCTGGTGTCGGTGCCGTTCGCCGCCACCGGTGCAGTGGCACTGCTGCTGCTCACCGGCACACCCCTGGGTGTGCCGTCGATGATCGGGCTGCTCATGCTCGTCGGCATCGTCGTCACCAACGCGATCGTGCTCATCGACCTGATCAACCAGAACCGCGAGCACGGCCTGAGCGTCCTCGACGCGGTGATCGAGGGCTCCCGGTACCGGCTGCGGCCGATCCTGATGACCGCGGCGGCGACCATCGGCGCCCTGACCCCGATGGCACTGGGACTGACGGGGGGCAGCGTGTTCATCTCCCAGCCGCTCGCGTTGGTGGTCATCGGCGGACTGACCACCTCCACCCTCCTGACGCTGGTGCTCGTCCCGGTCCTGTACCACTTGACCGAACGCGCCAGCGCGGCCCTGCGTGAGCGGCGAGGCCGCCGCCCGGCCACCCTCCCGGCGTA